DNA from Oscillatoria salina IIICB1:
TTGGGATGGCGACGGCTGATGCTTACAATCGTCTATTACTCGACTGTATGTTAGGCGACCAAACTTTGTTTACTCGCGGTGATGAGGTAGAAGAAGCTTGGCGAGTGGTGACACCAGCTTTGTCAACTTGGGATGCACCTGCCGATCCTAACTTGGTTCCGCAATATGAAGCAGGAACTTGGGAACCTTCAGAAGCAGAATTTTTGATTAACCGTGATGGTCGTCGCTGGCGACGGCTTTAGGTAACTTGGCTATGAGTTAACAATTTCTCTTGATTTGCTCAGTTATTTAAAACAACCAAGGATAGATAATCGTTATGACAACTACATCATCTCCTCCAATTGTTTCTTTACAAGCGCCGAAAGATGTGTCGATCGATTACATCGAGAAAGAATTGCGAGAAATTTGGCAAAGTTATAGCACTGGCGATGAGAATTTTGCCGCTACGAGAGCGACAACTTTTACTTTGGTGGTATACGAACCAGAAGAAAGTCAGCAATTGTTAGCAGCTTTGGGCTTTTATACCGGTCCGATTGATGGAATTGCCGGACCGAGGACGATCGCCGCAATTAAAGCTGCTCAAAAAGCTTATGGTTTGGAAGTTACGGCTAAACCTACAGAAGAATTATTAACTAAGTTACGCGAAGAATATACCAAAGCCAAAGCAAGTGACAGCCCGACAGAAGAAAATGGTACGGCAGCATTAAAGTATTCTCCTGACTTAGAAGGAGGTGCGGTGGCAGATGCGATCGCGGCTTCTAATCCTTGCCGGATTATTACTCTTTGTCCGATTGTCGGTGACGATGAAGGGGTGACGGCGCAAGTTTCAGCTTATTGTCCGATTCAAAAACAAAGTAAGAGTAGCTTAATTTGCTGTGAGTATATTACTTTGCGTGGTACGGCTGAAGCTCTCGAAAGAGTCGGGGGTATTATTTCGGAATTAATGATTAGCGAATTGCCGAAGTTTATTTGGTGGAAGGCGACGCCAGACCCCGAATTTGGCTTGTTTCAACGTTTAATTGCCAGTGGAGATAGTTTAATTATCGACTCTAGTAGTTTTAATGATTCCGAACAAGACTTTTTGGCGATCGCCGATTTGATGAATGAAGGAATTGCGATCGCCGATCTGAATTGGCGACGTTTGGCTGCATGGCAAGAATTAACGGCGGAAGCTTTCGATCCCCCGGAACGTCGTGCGGCTTTAGGAGAGGTCGATCGGGTGACAATTGACTACGAAAAAGGCAATCAGGCTCAAGCTTTGATGTTCTTGGGTTGGTTAGGTAGTCGTTTGCAGTGGAAACCGATTAGTTATGAAAAAGAAGGCGGCGATTATGATATCCGCCGGGTTAAGTTTACCACTGACGATAATCGCGAGATTGAGGCTGAGTTAGCAGGAATTCCGACGGCTGATTGGGGCGAAATCGCTGGCGATTTGATTAGTTTGCGTCTGAGTTCGACTAATCTCAATGCTGACTGTTGTACGGTTTTGTGTTCGGAAACTACGGGTTGTATGCGGATGGAAGCTGGTGGTGGCGCCCAATCTTGTCGCATTCAGCAGGTAACGCCTTTGTTCGACCAAAAAACTGAGAAGTTGTTATCTCAGCAGCTACAGCGTTGGGGGCGTGAGGTGCTTTATGAGGAAAGTATGGCTGTTACTGGACAAATGTTGCGTTTAGTTTAGCTCTCCGCCGAGAAGCCCCGCACCATA
Protein-coding regions in this window:
- the opcA gene encoding glucose-6-phosphate dehydrogenase assembly protein OpcA — its product is MTTTSSPPIVSLQAPKDVSIDYIEKELREIWQSYSTGDENFAATRATTFTLVVYEPEESQQLLAALGFYTGPIDGIAGPRTIAAIKAAQKAYGLEVTAKPTEELLTKLREEYTKAKASDSPTEENGTAALKYSPDLEGGAVADAIAASNPCRIITLCPIVGDDEGVTAQVSAYCPIQKQSKSSLICCEYITLRGTAEALERVGGIISELMISELPKFIWWKATPDPEFGLFQRLIASGDSLIIDSSSFNDSEQDFLAIADLMNEGIAIADLNWRRLAAWQELTAEAFDPPERRAALGEVDRVTIDYEKGNQAQALMFLGWLGSRLQWKPISYEKEGGDYDIRRVKFTTDDNREIEAELAGIPTADWGEIAGDLISLRLSSTNLNADCCTVLCSETTGCMRMEAGGGAQSCRIQQVTPLFDQKTEKLLSQQLQRWGREVLYEESMAVTGQMLRLV